In Necator americanus strain Aroian chromosome IV, whole genome shotgun sequence, the following proteins share a genomic window:
- a CDS encoding hypothetical protein (NECATOR_CHRIV.G16106.T1) — protein sequence MNSVSTESKDFLKVMKTRFSGILYSCDIPVYSCEELVDDRQAVVKVFYEPITFAIDVVHCGIYPNAG from the exons ATGaattccgtctcaactgaatcAAAGGACTTCTTGAAGGTGATGAAAACGAGGttcagcggcatcttgtactcttgCGATATTCCT Gtttactcttgtgaagagcttgttgatgacagaca GGCAGTCGTAAAGGTGTTCTACGAGCCGATCACATTTGCaatcgatgttgtccattgtgGTATCTACCCAAATGCCGGCTAG
- a CDS encoding hypothetical protein (NECATOR_CHRIV.G16107.T2), which yields MLAVALLLLISREFNEAVKLRCGNYSSNAVVTPELRENSGILVTWDLLSSDPVCSDPSRLPRFTQLRLHDVSLIASCDSCPRCTLRLPMRYEWPLGSSINTIFIVARQTPYNRIHTDMDIRYVIVDRLPRSLRNWIFEMKQRYKARQAAADMNEALGKGTTVHATVDNWFRRFDDGNTSFGKLSHTEHLRPGSRGKCCGSRSCCPTSRRSTLNSTHRSPACWLWQSEKIDRDVHFSHNNARSYVALCACYQLEALG from the exons ATGCTAGCCGTTGCTCTACTTCTACTGATTTCTAGAGAGTTCAATGAAGCG GTCAAACTACGCTGCGGCAACTATTCCTCAAATGCTGTCGTCACACCGGAACTGAGGGAAAACTCAGGGATTTTGGTGACATGGGATCTGTTGTCATCAGACCCGGTTTGCTCGGACCCGTCTCGATTGCCTCGTTTCACACAACTTCGGTTACACGATGTATCGCTTATAGCGAGTTGCGACAGTTGTCcaag ATGTACATTACGACTCCCAATGCGCTATGAATGGCCACTTGGGTCATCGATCAACACAATATTCATCGTAGCTCGTCAAACCCCGTACAATCGAATCCATACAGATATGGATATTCGATATGTGATTGTGGATCGACTGCCACGATCGTTAAGAAATT GGATCTTCGAAATGAAGCAACGCTATAAGGCACGTCAGGCTGCCGCTGATATGAACGAGGCCTTGGGCAAGGGGACCACTGTCCACGCTACCGTCGACAACTGGTTCCGCCGCTTCGACGACGGAAACACTTCTTTCGGCAAATTGTCACACACAGAACATCTGCGGCCTGGGTCTCGCGGGAAATGCTGTGGTAGTAGAAGTTGCTGTCCGACAAGCAGACGGTCGACGCTGAACTCTACACACCGTAGCCCTGCGTGTTGGCTGTGGCAATCGGAGAAAATCGACCGAGACGTTCACTTCTCCCACAACAACGCACGTTCGTATGTCGCTTTGTGCGCTTGTTACCAACTTGAAGCCCTGGGTTAG
- a CDS encoding hypothetical protein (NECATOR_CHRIV.G16107.T1) codes for MLAVALLLLISREFNEAVKLRCGNYSSNAVVTPELRENSGILVTWDLLSSDPVCSDPSRLPRFTQLRLHDVSLIASCDSCPRCTLRLPMRYEWPLGSSINTIFIVARQTPYNRIHTDMDIRYVIVDRLPRSLRNCELIVRERDKIDKLLSFSSAALFFAIFSSVIVCVCCARWLCSKIY; via the exons ATGCTAGCCGTTGCTCTACTTCTACTGATTTCTAGAGAGTTCAATGAAGCG GTCAAACTACGCTGCGGCAACTATTCCTCAAATGCTGTCGTCACACCGGAACTGAGGGAAAACTCAGGGATTTTGGTGACATGGGATCTGTTGTCATCAGACCCGGTTTGCTCGGACCCGTCTCGATTGCCTCGTTTCACACAACTTCGGTTACACGATGTATCGCTTATAGCGAGTTGCGACAGTTGTCcaag ATGTACATTACGACTCCCAATGCGCTATGAATGGCCACTTGGGTCATCGATCAACACAATATTCATCGTAGCTCGTCAAACCCCGTACAATCGAATCCATACAGATATGGATATTCGATATGTGATTGTGGATCGACTGCCACGATCGTTAAGAAATTGTGAGCTGATTGTAAGAGAACGAGATAAGATCGACAAACTTCTATCATTCTCTAGTGCCGCTTTATTCTTTGCAATATTTTCATCTGTGATCGTTTGTGTTTGTTGTGCACGGTGGTTATGTTCAAAGATTTACTAG